The Terriglobus sp. TAA 43 sequence AGCCCCAGTACCGCAGGATGCGTCTAGCCATCACGAATGATGATACGCTGCCGCGCAGGAAATGGTTCCCTAAACACGAAGGCGGATGCATCGCGTGCATCCGCCTCACTCTGTCGTTTGAAAAGCGTGGCTTACTGAATGCCCATCTTCCCGGCAATGCCATCAATCATCTTCGTGTGCTCGGCGATCACAGTAGAAGCATGTTCCGTCAGCTTCTTAATATCTGGATTGTTTGTTGCCTGATTTTCCTGCTTCATCTTGTCCAGATCCTGGTGGTGATCCTCAACCATCGACTTCACATAGCTCTTGTCGTATGTCTCACCGGTAAGCATCTTCAGCTTGGCATAGGTTGCATCCTCGCCAATCGAAGGCGATGTCGGCAGAGTCACACCGGCCTTGGCCGCAACCGGTTTCATGCCGTTATACAGCGCACGATGATCGGTAATCATCTTTTGCGCGAACATCTTGACGTCCGGGTTCTTCGTCGTCTTCACGGTCAGTTCGCCCGCTTTGACCTCAGCCAGATTGGCTTCCGCCGCGTCCTTGAGCAAGCTCTTGTCTTGATCGCTAAAGGCCTGCCCGAAAGCTGCCGGTACGGTACATGCAAACAATGCTGCCGAAAGTGCGATCGTCCGAATGTTCATGGTCGTTCTCCTTGCGGTCTGCTTTGTTTGCAGTTCCCGCTTCTACACGCGAGATAGAGTGAATCGCCGCCAAGGCCGTTGCCGCGCCAGACCACGCCATTGTGTCGTATGGAAAGCACAGCCAATGGTTGCGTATCCTGAAAGTGATGAGCAATCTTCTGAACTCCGCCAAGCCGGACGCCAAGCCTCCCGTCGCCACGCGCATCCCGCACCCCACACACATTCACAACACCACGCTCGAAGACGACTACTTCTGGCTACGTGAAAAGGATGCGCCGGAAGTCCGCGAATATCTCGAAGCCGAGAACGCCTACACCGAAGCGGTGATGGCCTCTACGAAGGATCTGCAGAAGACACTCTACGACGAGATGCTTTCGCACATCAAGGAAACGGATACGTCAGTTCCCTATCGCGACGGCAGTCATTACTACTACACGCATACGATCGAAGGCCTTCAGTACCCGATCTATTGCCGCCGAGCCGCGGCCTCCGATCAGAGTTACAACGCAAATGCGGCTGAGGAAGTAATTCTCGACGTCAACAAGCTTGCTGAAGGTCAACCCTTCATGTCTCTCGGTGGACTTGGCATGAGCCCATCCGGCAGCCTGCTGGCCTACACCACAGACAACACCGGCTTTCGCCAGTACACACTGCACATCCGCGATCTGAACACAGGCGAAGACCTGCAAGACACCGCTCAACGCGTGGGTTCCATTGCATGGGCTGCCGATTCAACGACTCTCTTCTACAGCACGGAAGATGAGCAGACCAAACGCCAGGACCGCGTCTTCCGCCACACGCTCGGCGATGCACAATCGAACGATGTTCAGGTCTTTCATGAAGAGGACGAGCGCTTTAACGTCGGCATTGGACGCACACGCGACCGCAAGTATCTCGTTCTGGAATCCGGCTCGCACACCACCAGCGAATGCCGTTTCGTAGACGCATCGCAACCAACAGCGGAATTCGCATTGATCGCACCGCGCATCAACGATCAGGAATACTATCCTGATCATCGCCACGGCTTCTTCTATATCCGCACCAACGACATCGGGAAGAACTTCCGCCTTGTCGTAACGCCAGTAACCACGCCATCGCGCGAACACTGGCAGGAACTGTTGCCGGAAGATAAAGAAGTTCCACTCGAAGACTTCGACGTCTTCCAGAACTTCGCCATTGCATCGGAAACGGTTCTTGGCCTCGATCGCATGCGTGTCTTCCGCTATGACGATGAAAAGCTCGCGAAGAATCCGATCACGGTAGCTTTCCCTGAACCGACTTACTCTGCAGGTCTCAGCGTCAACCGCATCTTTGACGCGACCAGCTTCCGCTACAGCTACACCTCGCTTGTCACACCCGCATCGGTCTACGAGTACAACGTCAACACCAACGAAAGCACGCTGCTGAAACAGCAGGAAGTTCCAGGCGGGTTCGACCGCACGCGTTACGCTGCGGAACGTATCTGGGCCATCGCGACTGATGGTGTAAAGGTTCCTGTCTCACTCGTCTATCGCCGCGACACCTTCCACAAAAACGGCACTAATCCTCTTTACGTCTATGGCTACGGTTCGTATGGATATGCACTCCCCGTAGGTTTTGGATCAAGCCGTCTTTCGTTATTGGACCGCGGCATCGTGATGGCATACGCACACATCCGCGGCGGCGGCGACCTCGGCGACACATGGCACGACGCTGGCAAGATGATGCATAAGCGCAACACCTTCACCGATTTCATCGTGTGCACTGAACATCTCGTCGCCGAAGGCTACGGCGCAAGCGACAAGGTCATCATTGAAGGTGGCAGCGCAGGTGGTCTATTGATGGGTGCCGTTGCCAACCTGCGGCCTGACCTCTTCCGCATCGTGTTATCTCATGTGCCCTTCGTCGACGTGATGAACACGATGCTCGATGCATCACTGCCGCTTACTGTTGGTGAATACGAAGAGTGGGGCAATCCCAACGAGCCCGAAGCCTTCAGTTACATGCGCAGCTACTCGCCATACGACAATCTGGCCGCAGGCGCATATCCCGCAACACTGATCAAGACCAGCTTGAATGATTCGCAGGTAATGTATTGGGAGCCAGCGAAGTTCACGGCAAAGCTGCGCACCTTGAAGACAAACAACGATGCTCCGTTGCTGCTTCACATCAACATGGATGCGGGCCACGGCGGAGCATCTGGTCGCTACGATTACCTGAAAGAAACCGCGATGGATTACGCATTCATCCTGCGCGAACTCGCCATCGACTAATGAGTGAAGCCTGTGCTGGTTACTCTACCGGCACAGGCTCTTCACCGGGTGCAAGAAACAGATTTTGTTCCAGACCGTGTTGACGGTCGTATAGCTCGCGATAACGTCCGTGCAGCAGATACAGCTCTGCATGTGTTCCGCGCTCCACAATCCTTCCCGCTTCAATCACAAGAATCTGATTCGCATTGCGAATCGTACTCAGACGATGTGCGATCACAAATGTCGTACGTCCCTGCATCAGGTGATTTAGACCCTGCTGAATCATTGCTTCGCTCTCAGAGTCCAGTGAGCTTGTCGCCTCATCCAGAATCAGAATGCGAGGATCCGCAAGGATCGCACGCGCAATCGAAAGGCGCTGCCGTTGACCACCGGACAACTTCACGCCACGCTCACCCACGATCGTCTCGTAGCCCTCGGCGAAGTTCTCTGCAAACTCATCAACACGTGCAATGCGGCAAGCCTCTAAAAACTCTTCCTCAGTAGCCTCGGGCCGCGAGAACTTCACGTTGTCGCGGATCGTTCCATCGAACAGGAAGGTCTCCTGCAGCACCACGCCTAACTGCGAACGGAAGCTATCCAGGCGCACCGTTGACAGATCCACTCCGTCCACCAGCACCTGTCCGGTCGTCGCATCGTGGAAAGCACACACCAACGAGATGATGGTCGATTTACCAGAGCCCGACGATCCTACCAACGCCGTTACCGAACCAGGTTCCGCTTCAAACGTGATGCCATGCAACACTTCCTTGCCCGGTTCATATTCAAAATGAACATCCTGAAAGATCACGTCGCCGGTAATGGTGGCAAGCTCTACGGATCGTCGCGGCGCTGCGTCTTCATCGTGCTCATTCATGATCTCGGCGGTACGATCAAGACCCGCCAGCGCCTCTGTGAGCTGCGTGCCGATGTTCACCATGCTCATCAGCGGAGCGATCATGAACGTGAGGAACATGGTGTAAGTAACATAGCCGCCAGTCGTGAGATGTCCTGCGGCAACCTGCCGCGCGCCCAGGTACATAATCAGCGCACCAACAATACCCATCATCACCTGCGATGTAAGAGCCATCACCGATTGCGCGGTCAGCGAACTGATCACATTCTTCAGCAGACGCTCCGCGCCCGCAGCAAATACTTTCGCTTCTGCTGCTTCAGCGTGATACCCCTTCACCACGCGTACACCGCCAAGCGATTCCGTCAACCTTCCCGTGACCTCTGCGTTGATAGCGCCGCGTTCGCGGAAGATGGGACGAATCACCTTGAATGCGCGGAAGATGACAAGTCCAAACATGCCAAGAATAGCGAAACTCAACAACGTCATGCCAGTGGACAACCGCATCAGGTAAATGAAGGAAAGACTCGCCGTCAGCAGTGCACCCACGAAGTCAACAAGACCGGTGCCAATAATGTTGCGCACGCCCTCCACGTCCGTCATGATGCGCGCAACCAGAGTGCCTGAGCGGTTCTCGTCGTAGTACTTCACAGGAAGTTTGCCGATGTGGGCCTGCACCCTCACCCGCATCTCTGCAATCAGCTTCTGGCCTTCCTTCGACAGCATCTGCGTCAACGCATACGTCGTTATGCCCTGCAGAATCGTTGCGCCCGCAACTGCTGCAACGATCTTCGGCAAAAGAGACATCTCATGCTGCCGCATCACGTTATCGATAAGAAAGCGCGTCGAAGCAGGTAGAACCAATCCACATACGCGATTGATGATGAGCACAAAAAAGCTGAAGATCAGCAGCGGAAGCCGCGGCTTCACCAGCTTCATCACCTCCGGCATCACACGCTTCATCGGAGGAAGCTTCTTTTTCTTCGTCATCTCCGCAGAGATGGTGCGCGAAGGATTCCTTGCCGTGCGTTCCGCATTGTGAAGATGTCTTCCGCCACCCAGCGATCCCATAGAACCCATGTGCGTGTGCCCCTCCCTCATGGGCGTCGTTGCGACCGTTGCAACAGAAGCGCGTTACTTCGCGGTAAGCGCCTTCATCTTTGCGTAGACATCCGCAGGATCCCACTCGTTGCCGGGAAACCACTCTGAGATATGTCCATCGCGATCGATCAAAATGGTCGAAAGCGAATGCGTCAGGCTGCCATTGCTCTCCGGCGTTGCTCCCACGTTGAAGAACTGCTCCATCGCCTTCAGCGCTTTGTCATCCTTCGGGCGAACGAACTGCCAGTGTGAAAAATCATTGCTGCCAACATAGTTCTTCCCATACGCACGCAACACACTTGCTGTATCAAACGCAGGATCAAACGATGCGGAAACAAAGTCAGCGTGGTCACGCACCGCAGCATCGTTCTGCATCATGCCTCGAATCGCCTGGAAATTGCGGCTCATCTTCGGGCAGTAATCCCCAATGGGGCAGCGCGTATAGATGAACGTCAGCAAAACCGCTTCGCCCTTCAGCGAAGCGAATCGGAACGTCTTCCCATCCTGATCTGTCATTTCAAAATCAGGGATCGCATCGCCCTTCGTGGGAACGTGATAGTTCGCCGTCGGAGTTACATCAAGATGCTTCTGCGCCAGGATGGCAATCTCATTCAACCGTGTGTGGTGATACACACCGTCAGAGTCCTTTTCCGTCAACAGCCGCGCACGGATAATGTCGCCAGGATGAAACTCCTTAGCCATCTCAGGACGTTCCAACTTATATGGCATGGTCATGGCTTCCATAAAGCCGGGAATGGCTTCATGCTGCAACGTAAGCTCGCCCTTTTGCAGATCCGCTGCCAGCACGGTGCCCTTAATGGTAAAGGCCTGCGTCGTGCTACCCAGTCGCTCCGTTGACTTACCGCAGCCCGCCAGCCCAGCAACAGCCATCAGCACAACGGCAAATACAGCATTCCTGAAAAACCACTTCATACCATCCATGATACGTTGCGAAAGGTAACAGGCAGTTGAGCGCCGCCACGGCGACAGCCAGCCAGGAGGAACCATGCCCGCATTACAGGCTGCGCCGGCCGGGCGCACATCTGAGCCTGCTCTTTCACTTTTTCATGCGGCCATGCTGCTCTCTGGATTCGGCACCGTCTTTCTCGGCCCTGTTCTTCCAGCGCTCGCAGCCAGTGCCCACGCCACCGACTCCGGCAGCGGCCTCTTTTTCACCGCGCAGTTCATCGGCGCATTTTTCGGCGGCATCACCACATCGCATCGTCTGTACTACTGCCTGGTTCGCGGATTGTCCGCTGCAGCCGCTGGCTTTCTGTTCCTCGCAATTTCCGTCGGGCTACATGCGGGCCTGCTTTGGGATGTGGCAGCACTCCTCCCGCTTGGCTTCGGTGTAGGACAGATGCTTACATCCGTAAACCTGCTGGCAGCGCAGCGTTTTCAGGAGCAACGAAGCTCCGCACTGGCCCTCATCAATTTCACGTGGAGTCTTGGCGCAGTCACCGCTCCTTTTCTCCTGGGGAGCATCCTGTCGTGGATATCGCTATCCGTTGTTCTTGGCGCCGTTACCGCACTCTTCGCCATTGTGCTTACCTGGGCAACGTGGTCTGTTCGCGGCAATCTATTGCAAGAGCAACAACAGACCACGCATACAGAAAGCCATCTTCCTCGCACCGCATTTCTCTCCTTCGCCACGATGCTTCTTCTTTACGGCGGCGTGGAAACATGCCTGAGCGGATGGATCACCACGTTCGGCACACGCTACGGCAATGCCACTCTCCGCATCAGCACATTAGGTGCAACGGCACTCTGGATTGGGATTACAAGCGGCCGCGCGCTCACCCCCTTACTACTGAAATTTCTTCGTGAACGCATCTTCCTTATCGCAACCTTAAGCGCTGCGACGATCATCGTTGCGCTGTTAAGCCGTTCCAGCGGAGCAATAACGATCGCGCTCCTGGCCGCACTTCTTGGGCTGTCTCTTGCAGCATGGTTTCCGCTGGTCCTCTCCGCCATGATCGGCCGCGGAGCCTCGGCGCGTGAAACCGGCATCATCATCGCACTCTCCGGAATTGGCGCGGCCATTTTGCCTCTCCTGCTGGGCATGGTTTCGCGCAGCACCGGATCGCTGCGCACAGCCCTGGCCGTTCCGCTCACAGGACTACTCCTGCTGATTCTGTTGGCGGTATTTACCCGGTCTTCCACATCGGCAAAAAGCGTATAAAAGGAGAATGTCAGCCGCCGCAGCGAATCTGCTACCGAACCGCCTGGGCGACCTGATGACGGCCATGCAGCGCGGTGCGACTGTTCTCACACCGAACGTTCGCTCAGCTCGCACTCTGACCCGCCTCTACGACGCGGAGCGCCGCGCCGAAGGACTGACCGCATGGCAACCGGCGCGTGTCTTTTCCTGGAGCGGCTGGACATCCTCCCTCTGGAACGAAGCCATCCTTCTCGGCCACGTCCAGTCGGTCCTGCTCAACAGCCTGCAAGAGCAATCACTATGGATGCGCATTCTCGAGGCCTCTGGCGATCTCGGCTTGCAATCCGCGCGCTCCGTCGCACGCCAATGTAGTCGCGCCATGCGTCTCCTCGGGTCGTCCGATCTGGAAGATACCTTCGCCCGCACGCCCGCAAGCGCAGTTTCAGACGCGGCCGCATTTCACGGCTGGTATCGCGATTTTCTAAGCGCCTGCCAAAGCGAACAACTGTTGCCCAGCTCGCATCTGGATGCGGAACTCAGCAGTCTCTTCCGTCGCAACACCTCCATCACGGAGAAGGAATACATTCTCTACGGCTTCGATGCCCTGCTCCCATCACAGCGTTCGTTGCTGAGTGCGCTGGAACACGCAAGTGCAACCATCGAGCATCTGCCCGCGGATATGCCGCAGCAAACGTCGCCAACGCTGGTTCGCTGCGACGATCCTCACGCAGAAATCGACGCCTGTTGCCAATGGGTGCGCGACACGCTGGCGACCAATCCCACCGCACGAATCGCCATCGTCGTACCTGACCTGCAGGAATGCCGCTCCGTACTCGAACGAACTCTCCGCGTCACCGTCGCACCCTGGCTCGAAGACGTAACGCAGCCTCACAGCAGTTCGCCGTACGAGTTTTCGACCGGACGGCCGCTCCCGCAACTTCCCATGGTTGCAGACGCACTGCTCCTGCTTCGCTGGTGCGCCTCGGCCGTATCCGTCGAAGATGCAGGAGCCATTCTCCGCAGCCCTTTCATATCGCTCGCGCCCTCCCCTGAGCGTGGTGCTGAGTTAGAGGCCTGGACACTTCGCAACACGCGTAAATTCCGCAGCGCCACCGGCCTCAGCGGCACCATCACCCTGCGCGAATCGCAGCGCCTTCTGCACAAAGAAGATCCCCATACCTCCAGCCACGTAGAAGAACTCGCAAAAGCAGCCGCCCCGTGGACACAGTCCACGCACAGCTTTGCCAGCTTTTCAGACGGTGCGCGCAAGTTGCTGGAAACCGCAGGATGGCCAGGAAACGATCTGGACAGCAACGAATTCCAGGCACAACAGCGCTGGAACGAGGTACTCGACCGTGTCGCCACACTGGACCTGCTCGGCGGCCACACCACCTTCGCAGAATGGCTGGAGACACTCACCGCAACACTGCACGAGACGATCTTCGCCCCCGAAAACACCGGCGCGCCCATCCAGGTAATGACACCTTCCGAAGCCGCCGGCAACACCAGCGACTTCCTCTGGTTTCTCCACGCAGACGAGCAGACCTGGCCGCAACACACCTCGTCCAGCCCGCTGCTCCCCGCCCGCTTTCAACGTGCATTGCGCATGCCCGGATCGGATACGCTCGTCGATGAGGAATCCGCTCAGCAGATCACACTGCGCTGCTTCAACAGCGCCGCCACGGCCTGTTTTAGCTACGCCGCCGCGCGTTCCGAAGGAGAGTCTCGCCCCTCGCCGCTGGTCTCTGCTCTTCCTGGCGTTCAGCGTGAGAACGCTTTCGTCTCCAGCACCCCAACCGCCATCCCGTTGGAAGATCACGTTGATCCTCTCTCACTCCCTGACCTCTCCGGTATCGCATCCGGCGGCGTTGGCATCCTCACCGAACAAGCCCAATGCGGCTTCCGCGCCTTCGCGCTCCATCGCCTGCAGACCCGCGAGATGGAAAGCATCGAAGCCGGTCTCTCAGCAGGAGAGCGCGGCGACGAAGTACATACGGCACTTCAACTCTTCTGGGACAACTGCAAGACACACGAACAGTTATCGACCCTCAACAAGACGCGCTACGACGATGGCACAACAGCGCGCGATACCCTCCTTGCCGAATGCATAGCGCAGGCGCTTCCCGCACGCCCTGCCGCTGGATGGGACAGCGCCTACATCGAAGTGCAGCGCAAACGCCTGCACCGCCTGCTGTCCGACTGGCTCGACTTCGAATCCCTTCGCAAACCATTCTGGGTAGAAGGCATGGAGGTCGAAGTGGACGAAGCCCACATCGGCCCGCTCGCCATGAATCTTCGCGTAGACCGAATCGACCGCATCCCACTTGCCGACGGCAGCGAAGCCACACTTCTCATCGACTACAAAACCGGCTCGGCCGAGCGCAAAGATTGGTTTGGCGACCGCCCCGACGCACCACAACTCCCGCTGTACGCCATTGCAAGCGGCATCCCTGACGTGCAAGGCATCGCCTTCGGGCGTGTTCGCGTTGGCAGACTCGGCATGAACTTCGAAGAGATGCTCGCCGACCGCGCACTCCTTGGCGATCAAGCCTCGAAAGGGCGTCGCACCGAACCCACCTTCGCGGAACGAATGGAAGAGTGGCAGCATGACCTCACCACACTGGCCGAAGCATTCGCTCGCAGCGAG is a genomic window containing:
- a CDS encoding SCO family protein; amino-acid sequence: MKWFFRNAVFAVVLMAVAGLAGCGKSTERLGSTTQAFTIKGTVLAADLQKGELTLQHEAIPGFMEAMTMPYKLERPEMAKEFHPGDIIRARLLTEKDSDGVYHHTRLNEIAILAQKHLDVTPTANYHVPTKGDAIPDFEMTDQDGKTFRFASLKGEAVLLTFIYTRCPIGDYCPKMSRNFQAIRGMMQNDAAVRDHADFVSASFDPAFDTASVLRAYGKNYVGSNDFSHWQFVRPKDDKALKAMEQFFNVGATPESNGSLTHSLSTILIDRDGHISEWFPGNEWDPADVYAKMKALTAK
- a CDS encoding oligopeptidase B; translated protein: MSNLLNSAKPDAKPPVATRIPHPTHIHNTTLEDDYFWLREKDAPEVREYLEAENAYTEAVMASTKDLQKTLYDEMLSHIKETDTSVPYRDGSHYYYTHTIEGLQYPIYCRRAAASDQSYNANAAEEVILDVNKLAEGQPFMSLGGLGMSPSGSLLAYTTDNTGFRQYTLHIRDLNTGEDLQDTAQRVGSIAWAADSTTLFYSTEDEQTKRQDRVFRHTLGDAQSNDVQVFHEEDERFNVGIGRTRDRKYLVLESGSHTTSECRFVDASQPTAEFALIAPRINDQEYYPDHRHGFFYIRTNDIGKNFRLVVTPVTTPSREHWQELLPEDKEVPLEDFDVFQNFAIASETVLGLDRMRVFRYDDEKLAKNPITVAFPEPTYSAGLSVNRIFDATSFRYSYTSLVTPASVYEYNVNTNESTLLKQQEVPGGFDRTRYAAERIWAIATDGVKVPVSLVYRRDTFHKNGTNPLYVYGYGSYGYALPVGFGSSRLSLLDRGIVMAYAHIRGGGDLGDTWHDAGKMMHKRNTFTDFIVCTEHLVAEGYGASDKVIIEGGSAGGLLMGAVANLRPDLFRIVLSHVPFVDVMNTMLDASLPLTVGEYEEWGNPNEPEAFSYMRSYSPYDNLAAGAYPATLIKTSLNDSQVMYWEPAKFTAKLRTLKTNNDAPLLLHINMDAGHGGASGRYDYLKETAMDYAFILRELAID
- a CDS encoding ABC transporter ATP-binding protein, encoding MGSMGSLGGGRHLHNAERTARNPSRTISAEMTKKKKLPPMKRVMPEVMKLVKPRLPLLIFSFFVLIINRVCGLVLPASTRFLIDNVMRQHEMSLLPKIVAAVAGATILQGITTYALTQMLSKEGQKLIAEMRVRVQAHIGKLPVKYYDENRSGTLVARIMTDVEGVRNIIGTGLVDFVGALLTASLSFIYLMRLSTGMTLLSFAILGMFGLVIFRAFKVIRPIFRERGAINAEVTGRLTESLGGVRVVKGYHAEAAEAKVFAAGAERLLKNVISSLTAQSVMALTSQVMMGIVGALIMYLGARQVAAGHLTTGGYVTYTMFLTFMIAPLMSMVNIGTQLTEALAGLDRTAEIMNEHDEDAAPRRSVELATITGDVIFQDVHFEYEPGKEVLHGITFEAEPGSVTALVGSSGSGKSTIISLVCAFHDATTGQVLVDGVDLSTVRLDSFRSQLGVVLQETFLFDGTIRDNVKFSRPEATEEEFLEACRIARVDEFAENFAEGYETIVGERGVKLSGGQRQRLSIARAILADPRILILDEATSSLDSESEAMIQQGLNHLMQGRTTFVIAHRLSTIRNANQILVIEAGRIVERGTHAELYLLHGRYRELYDRQHGLEQNLFLAPGEEPVPVE
- a CDS encoding sugar MFS transporter, whose amino-acid sequence is MPALQAAPAGRTSEPALSLFHAAMLLSGFGTVFLGPVLPALAASAHATDSGSGLFFTAQFIGAFFGGITTSHRLYYCLVRGLSAAAAGFLFLAISVGLHAGLLWDVAALLPLGFGVGQMLTSVNLLAAQRFQEQRSSALALINFTWSLGAVTAPFLLGSILSWISLSVVLGAVTALFAIVLTWATWSVRGNLLQEQQQTTHTESHLPRTAFLSFATMLLLYGGVETCLSGWITTFGTRYGNATLRISTLGATALWIGITSGRALTPLLLKFLRERIFLIATLSAATIIVALLSRSSGAITIALLAALLGLSLAAWFPLVLSAMIGRGASARETGIIIALSGIGAAILPLLLGMVSRSTGSLRTALAVPLTGLLLLILLAVFTRSSTSAKSV
- a CDS encoding PD-(D/E)XK nuclease family protein, which codes for MSAAAANLLPNRLGDLMTAMQRGATVLTPNVRSARTLTRLYDAERRAEGLTAWQPARVFSWSGWTSSLWNEAILLGHVQSVLLNSLQEQSLWMRILEASGDLGLQSARSVARQCSRAMRLLGSSDLEDTFARTPASAVSDAAAFHGWYRDFLSACQSEQLLPSSHLDAELSSLFRRNTSITEKEYILYGFDALLPSQRSLLSALEHASATIEHLPADMPQQTSPTLVRCDDPHAEIDACCQWVRDTLATNPTARIAIVVPDLQECRSVLERTLRVTVAPWLEDVTQPHSSSPYEFSTGRPLPQLPMVADALLLLRWCASAVSVEDAGAILRSPFISLAPSPERGAELEAWTLRNTRKFRSATGLSGTITLRESQRLLHKEDPHTSSHVEELAKAAAPWTQSTHSFASFSDGARKLLETAGWPGNDLDSNEFQAQQRWNEVLDRVATLDLLGGHTTFAEWLETLTATLHETIFAPENTGAPIQVMTPSEAAGNTSDFLWFLHADEQTWPQHTSSSPLLPARFQRALRMPGSDTLVDEESAQQITLRCFNSAATACFSYAAARSEGESRPSPLVSALPGVQRENAFVSSTPTAIPLEDHVDPLSLPDLSGIASGGVGILTEQAQCGFRAFALHRLQTREMESIEAGLSAGERGDEVHTALQLFWDNCKTHEQLSTLNKTRYDDGTTARDTLLAECIAQALPARPAAGWDSAYIEVQRKRLHRLLSDWLDFESLRKPFWVEGMEVEVDEAHIGPLAMNLRVDRIDRIPLADGSEATLLIDYKTGSAERKDWFGDRPDAPQLPLYAIASGIPDVQGIAFGRVRVGRLGMNFEEMLADRALLGDQASKGRRTEPTFAERMEEWQHDLTTLAEAFARSEAVVEPKDYLITCKRCPSRLLCRVDVTRLEPDDDTLEETEEEGAV
- a CDS encoding DUF4142 domain-containing protein, producing the protein MNIRTIALSAALFACTVPAAFGQAFSDQDKSLLKDAAEANLAEVKAGELTVKTTKNPDVKMFAQKMITDHRALYNGMKPVAAKAGVTLPTSPSIGEDATYAKLKMLTGETYDKSYVKSMVEDHHQDLDKMKQENQATNNPDIKKLTEHASTVIAEHTKMIDGIAGKMGIQ